The DNA region TTCGAGGACTGACCGGGCCCAGCACGGCTGCCGGGCGCCCGGCGACGGTGATCGTCACCCGTTCGCCCCCCTGCGCGCGACGAACCAGGTCGCTTGCGTTCTGCCGCATCTCCCGCAACCCAACCTCGTACATACACCCAACGTAGCACATGTGCTACCTGTTGTCGGTGCATCCCAAGCGCAGGGCTCGGGGTGCCGAGGAGTGCGTGCTGGACGCTAGCGACCATCTACCCGGGCGCGCCCCCGCGCGGCATGTCGGCCAGCGGGGGAGTTGATCAGATCATCTTCCAGCGCTTGCGGGGCGGGCGGACGGTCACGTCACCGAAGACGACGCGGCAGCGCACCTCGACGATCGGAGCGCCGGGGGTGACCGGGCCGCTCAGCTTCGACTTCTTGTCCCCGAAGACCGCAGAGCCGGTGAGCCGGACCTCGGTGCCTTCCGGTACGACGATGGTGATGCTGCCGAAGATCACGTTCGCCTCGACGGTGGTCACCTGCCGGGGCAGCCGGGCCTCGTGCAACTCGATCCGGCAGTCGCCGAAGACGGCCCGGGCGTCGATGTGTTCCGGCACCGGCCAGGCGCCCTTGCGCACCTCGCTGCCGAAGACCGCGAGCAGCTTCTCCGTCGCCGGGGCGAGCGCCCCGCCGGGGCGGGCGGGGGAGCGGCTGGGGGCGTTCGGCAGGTCCGTGGTCAGCCGGGCCAGCTCACCCCGGGTCTGCGCGGCGTGGGCCGCGCCGACCCGATCGGTGTACTCGTCGAGGGTGAGTCGGCCTTCGGCCGTGGCCTTGCCGAGCAGTTCCACGATCTCCTCCCGTTCCCGGTCGGAGACGCGCAGTCGGTCATCGTCGTTGTGCCGTTCCCACTCCACGCACCGAGCCTACTGGTGCCCCGCACCGACCTCGGCAGCCGATGGTCCGGGCTTGCCCTGCCCCACAGGCTGCGGGCCGGAGCCGGTCGCCGCGATCCGTTTGCGCCCTCAGCTCGACAGGGCTCGCCGACCACCTGTCGCCCTCCGCCCCACCACTGCGGGCGCGGGCCGGAGAGCTGGACGACAGAGCTAGCAGGCGGCCGTGCCGACGAGCAGATTGCCGTGCGGGATGGCGATCGGCCGCCGGGGGGCCGGCAGGTCGACGGCGGGACGGCGGGTCTGTGCCGGGGTGTGCGCCCGGCGGGCCACCGCGTAGGCCTGGGCGGTACGGGCGGCGATGGTGGCCCAGCCGTACCGCCGGCCGACCATGCTGCGGGCCTGCCGGGCTACCCGGCGGGCGAAGACCTCGTCGCCGATGAGCTGGTCGACCGCGCCGGCCAGGGCCGGTGGGTCGCTGTGCGGGAAGGTCACCCCGGTGACGCCCGGTTCGACGATCTCGGCCAGGCCACCGGTACGGGCCACGGCCAGCGGTGCTCCGGCCGCCGCCGCCTCCAGGGCCACCATCCCGAACGGCTCGTAGAGACTCGGTACGACGGTCGCGTCCGTGGCCCCTAGGACCGCCGGCAGTTGGGTGTTGTCCAGGAACCCGGCGAAGCGTACGGTCCCGCCGAGCCCGAGCTGCCGGGTCCGCTCCTCCAACTCGTCCCGGTAGGGCCCGTCCCCGGCGATCAGCACCCGCAGCCCCGGGTGCCGGGCGCGTAGCTGCGGCACCGCGTCCACCAGGTGCTGCACCCCCTTCTCGTAGACCAGCCGCCCGGCGTACCCGATCAACGGGCCGTCGGCGGCGA from Micromonospora sp. NBC_01739 includes:
- a CDS encoding type II toxin-antitoxin system Phd/YefM family antitoxin, whose translation is MYEVGLREMRQNASDLVRRAQGGERVTITVAGRPAAVLGPVSPRTWREWDDLAGVFDQPTDPGWASDRDLLDDAVTDPWVER
- a CDS encoding DUF1707 SHOCT-like domain-containing protein, with amino-acid sequence MEWERHNDDDRLRVSDREREEIVELLGKATAEGRLTLDEYTDRVGAAHAAQTRGELARLTTDLPNAPSRSPARPGGALAPATEKLLAVFGSEVRKGAWPVPEHIDARAVFGDCRIELHEARLPRQVTTVEANVIFGSITIVVPEGTEVRLTGSAVFGDKKSKLSGPVTPGAPIVEVRCRVVFGDVTVRPPRKRWKMI